The proteins below are encoded in one region of Halocatena salina:
- a CDS encoding cell surface glycoprotein related protein, with the protein MSCCRYTVICRRQRSNGPRQFTTWSTWTPLDPATGRQMNTPRTVVGSVIGLVVVVAVVGTPAVSQTGTPVIVFTQDNDSIRVTPLGDGTRSVEAFYDYRSPATDPEGQYSSYGTDDIQMNQVSQLFVYDGIEGLSLVFLHDKLSDTDGGGAVITADLSDLPENGEWVVEDDTYDNRDDVFRHSRQSSHIEWFTNGYRTDGAAFRGLERANNTITVDMRFNEDTENYPFEEWEGPPEQNEIERWLVRSGTGETTEIDMDEPVEISVESGGQTEPTTETPDENTPLVNSHPPTHRSSPDATGGSGVTGVGFGVGPAIVALVALTAFVLGRDDD; encoded by the coding sequence GTGTCGTGTTGTCGTTACACGGTCATCTGCCGTCGACAGCGTAGCAATGGACCACGACAGTTTACGACGTGGTCGACGTGGACGCCGCTTGATCCAGCGACGGGGCGACAGATGAACACGCCACGGACCGTGGTCGGCTCAGTCATCGGGCTGGTGGTCGTTGTGGCGGTGGTGGGGACGCCAGCGGTGAGTCAAACAGGGACTCCGGTGATCGTTTTCACACAGGACAACGACTCGATACGGGTCACGCCACTCGGCGACGGCACCCGTTCGGTCGAGGCGTTCTACGATTATCGCTCACCAGCCACCGACCCGGAGGGTCAGTACAGTTCCTACGGAACGGACGACATCCAGATGAATCAGGTCAGTCAACTGTTCGTCTACGACGGGATCGAGGGGCTGAGCCTCGTGTTTCTTCACGACAAACTCAGTGATACCGACGGCGGGGGAGCGGTCATCACGGCCGATCTCTCCGATCTGCCCGAGAACGGCGAGTGGGTCGTCGAAGACGACACGTACGACAACCGCGACGACGTGTTTCGACACAGCCGTCAGTCGAGCCACATCGAGTGGTTCACGAACGGATACCGAACCGACGGAGCGGCGTTCCGGGGTCTGGAACGGGCGAACAACACCATCACGGTCGATATGAGATTCAACGAGGACACCGAGAACTATCCGTTCGAAGAATGGGAAGGTCCGCCCGAACAGAACGAGATCGAGCGCTGGCTCGTCCGTTCGGGTACCGGCGAGACGACCGAGATCGATATGGACGAACCAGTCGAGATCAGTGTGGAATCCGGTGGCCAGACCGAACCGACGACCGAAACACCCGATGAGAACACTCCCCTAGTCAACTCCCATCCACCGACACATCGCTCATCACCCGATGCTACCGGGGGTAGCGGCGTCACCGGAGTGGGATTCGGTGTTGGTCCTGCGATCGTTGCACTCGTTGCGCTCACGGCGTTCGTGCTCGGGCGAGACGATGACTGA
- a CDS encoding rhomboid family intramembrane serine protease, which produces MTHSPTLKTLQILTGVFLVQILAGFFHVGYGLFALSLPLSVAPWTIVVSVYAHAGIVHLVGNALALALFGLAVERITTPVRFHLYFLVSGALAGITQVTVSGLFGPSVSVIGASGAVFALLGYALTGNALAIGVLSRLSQRVQAGVFVLIAVVVTFLTAGPGVALLAHFTGLVIGLLAGRVRLLHTDENTDPTTATKL; this is translated from the coding sequence GTGACACACAGCCCGACCCTGAAAACCCTTCAGATCCTGACCGGGGTGTTTCTCGTTCAAATCCTCGCCGGATTTTTCCATGTAGGATACGGTCTGTTCGCGCTTTCGCTGCCGCTTTCGGTTGCGCCGTGGACCATCGTGGTGAGCGTCTACGCTCACGCCGGTATCGTTCATCTGGTCGGGAACGCGCTCGCACTCGCCCTCTTTGGACTCGCTGTCGAACGAATAACCACACCAGTACGCTTTCACCTGTACTTTCTCGTTTCTGGCGCGCTCGCTGGCATCACCCAAGTGACTGTGTCGGGGCTGTTCGGGCCATCGGTTTCCGTGATCGGAGCCAGCGGTGCGGTGTTCGCGCTGCTGGGATACGCACTCACGGGGAACGCACTGGCCATCGGCGTCCTCTCACGGCTGAGCCAGCGCGTTCAAGCAGGTGTGTTTGTCCTCATCGCCGTCGTGGTCACGTTCCTCACTGCTGGTCCCGGTGTGGCGCTGTTGGCACATTTCACGGGACTCGTCATCGGTCTCCTCGCTGGGCGCGTGCGGCTGCTCCACACAGACGAGAACACGGACCCGACGACCGCAACGAAGTTGTAG
- the cofH gene encoding 7,8-didemethyl-8-hydroxy-5-deazariboflavin synthase subunit CofH: protein MTSVSPIRANVPRNRFGFTHRPETDQSFENAVAKARAGDRLTVADGVELLTTGTEQDGIDPRRKEVVLEIADRRREEIVGNEVTFVANLNNNVTTACNTGCLFCNFKDRSKQFLRDNDAAHDGFTKTPAESRAIVADALDTGIYEVTSVSGLHPAFALDEEHREILEGNDRGDLNYKSPERYEKNPGTYTAQMAAMSVGDVHLHSMTPEEAYHARRGTEWNYEEVYGRLKAAGLDSVPGTAAEILVDEVRDVICPGKMRTDEWMDAMEAAADVGLSTTATIMYGHVENEMHRIMHLERVRNLQDRTGVITEFVPLSFIHPNTPLYEEGMIDAGATTEEDELMIAVARLFLDNIDHIQSSWVKYGDELGLKMLSCGADDFMGTILSEEITKRAGGGYGEARSFQKYVEMITSIGRVPVERSTDYTERRRINPTAPPFGPQLGPRADGTPLVEHSQ from the coding sequence ATGACGAGCGTTTCACCGATTCGGGCGAACGTTCCACGGAATCGGTTTGGCTTTACCCATCGACCGGAAACCGATCAAAGTTTCGAGAACGCGGTAGCGAAAGCCCGTGCAGGCGATCGGCTCACGGTCGCCGACGGCGTCGAGCTTCTCACGACAGGAACGGAGCAAGATGGGATCGATCCCCGTCGGAAGGAGGTGGTCCTCGAAATCGCCGATCGGCGGCGCGAGGAGATCGTCGGCAACGAGGTCACGTTCGTCGCCAATCTCAACAACAACGTCACGACGGCCTGTAACACGGGCTGTCTGTTCTGCAATTTCAAGGATCGGTCGAAGCAGTTTCTGCGGGACAACGACGCCGCACACGACGGATTCACCAAGACACCGGCAGAATCGCGCGCCATCGTCGCTGACGCGCTCGATACAGGGATCTACGAAGTCACCTCCGTCTCGGGGCTGCACCCAGCGTTCGCGCTGGACGAAGAGCACCGCGAAATACTCGAGGGCAACGACCGCGGAGATCTCAACTACAAATCCCCTGAGCGCTATGAGAAGAACCCGGGCACGTACACGGCACAGATGGCAGCGATGTCTGTCGGCGATGTACACCTCCACTCGATGACACCCGAAGAGGCCTACCACGCTCGTCGTGGAACGGAGTGGAACTACGAGGAGGTGTACGGCCGGCTGAAAGCGGCCGGGCTTGACAGTGTACCGGGGACAGCCGCGGAGATCCTCGTCGACGAAGTACGCGATGTCATCTGTCCCGGCAAGATGCGTACCGACGAGTGGATGGACGCGATGGAAGCCGCTGCCGATGTGGGGCTGTCGACGACGGCGACCATCATGTACGGACACGTCGAAAACGAGATGCACCGGATTATGCACCTCGAACGCGTCAGGAACCTTCAAGACCGAACCGGCGTCATCACGGAGTTCGTTCCCCTCTCGTTCATCCACCCCAACACCCCCCTGTACGAGGAGGGAATGATCGACGCCGGAGCGACCACCGAGGAAGACGAACTGATGATCGCTGTTGCTCGCCTGTTTCTCGACAACATCGATCACATTCAGTCTTCGTGGGTCAAATACGGCGATGAGCTGGGACTGAAGATGCTCTCGTGTGGTGCTGATGACTTCATGGGAACCATCCTCTCCGAAGAGATCACAAAGCGCGCTGGCGGCGGCTATGGGGAGGCCCGCTCGTTCCAAAAGTACGTCGAGATGATCACTTCCATCGGACGCGTGCCCGTCGAACGATCGACCGACTACACCGAACGACGGCGGATCAATCCGACAGCTCCACCGTTTGGTCCACAGCTCGGTCCGCGTGCCGACGGAACACCCCTCGTCGAACATTCCCAGTAG
- a CDS encoding formyltetrahydrofolate deformylase, with product MKAQEYTEITIVGTDDTGLIANITNLLFERGINIENLDQAVQDGLFRMTMHVDTTGMVCRPETLREDLHELGDDLGVSVQIRFPTESTAKRLGILVTKESHCLEAILEAKRDGELDAEIGVVIGNHSDLEHIATAYDVPFYDIGDESGTPDEERLLTLLSEYDVDLVVLARYMRILGPEVVFRYERQIINIHPSLLPAFPGAEPYRQAIDAGVRIAGVTAHYATTDLDQGPIITQRVFDVPDGATETDLQRRGQPLEADALLEAIKLHLSDSIYVHRGTTHLRNGVDNESVQLGTPEELHNVNPSGPIDDPDDRMEQNVEAEMG from the coding sequence ATGAAAGCACAAGAGTACACAGAGATAACCATCGTTGGCACCGACGACACGGGGCTGATAGCGAATATCACGAATCTCCTCTTCGAACGCGGTATCAACATCGAGAACTTAGATCAAGCCGTTCAAGACGGTCTGTTCCGGATGACGATGCACGTCGACACCACCGGGATGGTCTGTCGGCCGGAAACGCTCCGCGAGGATCTCCACGAACTCGGGGATGATCTGGGCGTAAGCGTACAGATCCGGTTTCCTACGGAGTCGACGGCCAAACGGCTCGGAATACTCGTCACCAAAGAATCCCACTGTTTGGAGGCGATCTTGGAGGCGAAACGAGACGGCGAGCTTGACGCTGAGATCGGGGTCGTCATCGGAAACCATTCCGATCTCGAACACATCGCCACAGCGTACGACGTCCCCTTTTATGACATCGGTGATGAAAGCGGCACGCCCGACGAGGAACGGCTGTTAACGTTGCTCTCGGAGTACGACGTCGATCTCGTGGTTCTAGCGCGGTACATGCGGATCCTCGGTCCCGAGGTCGTGTTTCGCTACGAGCGACAGATCATCAACATCCATCCGTCGTTACTCCCAGCCTTCCCCGGTGCGGAACCGTACAGACAGGCAATCGACGCGGGAGTCAGAATCGCTGGCGTCACTGCACACTACGCAACGACCGATCTCGATCAAGGACCGATCATTACACAACGGGTGTTCGACGTTCCCGACGGCGCTACAGAGACCGATCTCCAACGCCGAGGACAGCCCCTTGAAGCCGACGCCCTCTTGGAGGCGATCAAACTCCACCTCTCCGATTCCATCTACGTGCATCGCGGAACGACCCACCTCCGGAACGGCGTCGATAACGAGTCGGTGCAGCTCGGAACGCCCGAGGAACTGCACAACGTCAATCCGAGTGGACCGATCGATGATCCCGATGATCGGATGGAGCAAAACGTCGAAGCCGAGATGGGGTGA
- the fer gene encoding ferredoxin Fer has translation MVSPFEVLQIDADADDAEVERAYRQRVKETHPDQGGSISEFQQVQSAYTMLTGEDVEDGHPDDNAGRTDTSRVEYLNYEVLDDHGWNFDDENLFEKATAVDLPPADHGQFLVHPHESLLEAAENRGFVWPYACRGGACANCAVGVLEGELEMPVNTILPSEMLECGIRLSCNGFPITETMKVVYNIKHLPRLDDLRLPPRPFEDAYDD, from the coding sequence ATGGTCTCCCCGTTCGAGGTACTACAGATCGACGCGGACGCCGACGATGCCGAGGTCGAACGTGCGTATCGGCAGCGGGTGAAGGAGACCCATCCGGATCAGGGTGGATCGATCAGCGAATTTCAGCAGGTACAATCAGCATATACAATGCTCACCGGTGAGGACGTCGAGGACGGTCATCCCGATGACAACGCTGGACGAACGGATACATCTCGGGTGGAATATCTCAACTACGAAGTTCTCGACGATCACGGGTGGAACTTCGACGACGAAAACCTGTTCGAGAAAGCAACCGCTGTGGATCTACCACCGGCTGACCACGGGCAGTTTCTGGTCCACCCCCACGAATCACTACTCGAAGCGGCCGAGAACCGCGGCTTCGTGTGGCCGTACGCCTGCCGCGGCGGGGCGTGTGCCAACTGCGCGGTCGGCGTCCTCGAAGGGGAACTGGAGATGCCGGTCAACACCATTCTGCCCTCGGAGATGCTCGAGTGTGGAATCCGTCTTTCGTGCAATGGATTCCCGATCACCGAGACGATGAAGGTCGTCTATAACATCAAACACCTCCCACGTCTCGACGACCTCCGGTTGCCGCCTCGTCCGTTCGAAGACGCCTATGACGACTGA
- a CDS encoding ArsR family transcriptional regulator: MAPQWDEVSFVLASTYRVTVLEYLVNRPATPSQLAEDTELSMSHISRALGELREQTLVELLVSDDRKKGRVYGITEQGTDIWETIEAENLA; the protein is encoded by the coding sequence ATGGCACCACAATGGGATGAGGTGAGCTTCGTCCTCGCCTCGACGTATCGTGTGACCGTCCTAGAGTATCTGGTGAACCGACCAGCAACGCCGTCACAGCTTGCCGAAGACACGGAGCTGTCCATGTCGCACATCTCACGAGCACTCGGCGAGTTGCGCGAACAAACGCTTGTCGAGTTGCTCGTCTCGGATGACCGGAAGAAAGGCCGGGTGTATGGGATCACCGAACAGGGAACGGATATTTGGGAGACGATCGAAGCCGAAAACCTCGCGTAG
- a CDS encoding ABC transporter permease gives MSIGSAGLRTLVHREILRFVRRPRNTFLPPAITNSLYLIVFGVILGGRIDVGGDVTYIHFILPGLVVLGAVSDAFQNASFSIFHGRWNKYIHEVQTSPLSYTEMVLAYVVASALRGTLIAVLITGVGVLFTNLIPSMTPVEFAHPVYIVAFVFVITLLFAGFGVIGGLWAEDFDHLTVMNQFIIRPLVFFGAVFYPLSALSSFWQSVSLLNPMVYMVEGVRFAFLDFSDIGPLVSLTVLAGATVIVVAFDVWLFKHGYGLTD, from the coding sequence ATGAGCATCGGTTCGGCCGGACTGCGGACGCTTGTCCACCGGGAGATACTCAGGTTCGTTCGCCGTCCTCGGAACACGTTTCTTCCGCCGGCCATCACGAACTCCCTCTATCTAATCGTGTTCGGCGTGATTCTCGGTGGACGCATCGATGTCGGTGGCGACGTTACGTACATCCATTTCATCCTCCCGGGACTGGTCGTACTCGGCGCGGTCAGCGATGCCTTCCAAAACGCCTCGTTTTCCATTTTCCACGGACGATGGAACAAGTACATCCATGAAGTCCAGACGTCACCTCTTTCTTACACCGAAATGGTGCTCGCGTACGTCGTAGCAAGCGCGCTTCGGGGTACGCTCATCGCCGTGTTGATAACAGGGGTCGGTGTACTGTTCACGAACCTCATTCCGTCGATGACGCCGGTCGAATTCGCACATCCCGTCTACATCGTCGCGTTCGTGTTCGTAATCACGCTGCTGTTCGCGGGATTTGGCGTCATCGGCGGACTGTGGGCCGAGGATTTCGACCACCTGACCGTGATGAATCAGTTCATCATTCGACCGTTGGTGTTTTTCGGCGCGGTCTTCTACCCCTTGAGCGCCTTGTCCTCATTTTGGCAGTCCGTATCACTGCTCAACCCGATGGTGTACATGGTCGAGGGCGTCCGGTTCGCGTTTCTCGACTTCAGCGACATCGGCCCGTTGGTGTCCCTCACCGTGCTCGCAGGAGCGACCGTGATCGTCGTCGCATTCGACGTATGGCTGTTCAAACACGGCTACGGATTGACTGACTGA
- a CDS encoding ABC transporter ATP-binding protein: MSLAISTTDLEKSYGSVRALDGISLSVEQGEFFGLLGPNGAGKTTFINILVGLVRKSGGEASVFGHGVQTEYREARDRIGLAPQEFNVDRFFPIREVLIHKAGYHGITGETAKKRADRALKTVGIYDKRNTRFDWLSGGMKRRFMLARALVSDPDLLILDEPTAGVDVELRHDLWEIITELNDEGTTILLTTHYIEEAERLCDTVAIMDDGQKLTVASPESLMERGNDTIRLRLESPPARLPEIDDERIQEMDIEDSTLVVTAPKGGAVAPALVRSLDRQGYTVIDLDISRTSLEEVFVSLTGTDDEPTSDPELATPEGML; encoded by the coding sequence GTGTCGCTTGCCATTTCTACGACGGATCTCGAAAAAAGCTACGGCAGCGTTCGAGCGCTGGATGGGATCTCTCTCTCTGTCGAGCAGGGCGAATTCTTTGGCTTGCTCGGACCTAACGGCGCGGGAAAGACGACGTTCATCAACATCCTCGTCGGACTCGTTCGTAAATCAGGGGGAGAGGCAAGCGTGTTCGGTCACGGCGTACAGACGGAGTACCGGGAAGCCCGCGATCGGATCGGACTCGCACCTCAGGAGTTCAATGTCGACCGATTTTTCCCGATTCGAGAAGTGTTGATTCATAAGGCGGGCTACCACGGTATTACCGGCGAAACGGCAAAAAAACGCGCCGACAGGGCGCTCAAAACGGTTGGAATTTACGACAAGCGCAACACCCGGTTCGACTGGCTATCGGGCGGGATGAAGCGCCGATTCATGCTCGCCAGGGCGCTCGTCTCGGATCCGGATCTGCTCATCCTCGACGAGCCGACTGCCGGTGTGGACGTAGAGCTTCGCCACGACCTCTGGGAGATCATCACTGAGCTCAACGACGAAGGAACCACGATCTTACTGACGACCCACTACATCGAGGAGGCCGAGCGTCTGTGTGATACGGTTGCCATCATGGATGACGGACAGAAGCTCACCGTCGCGAGTCCGGAGTCGTTGATGGAACGGGGAAACGACACGATTCGTCTCCGTCTCGAATCTCCTCCAGCTCGTCTCCCGGAGATCGACGACGAACGCATCCAGGAGATGGATATCGAGGACAGCACCCTCGTGGTGACAGCCCCCAAAGGCGGGGCGGTTGCACCCGCGCTCGTTCGTAGTCTTGATCGGCAGGGATACACCGTGATCGATCTAGATATCTCGCGCACGTCGCTCGAAGAGGTGTTCGTCTCGTTGACCGGCACCGACGATGAACCGACGTCCGATCCAGAGTTAGCCACACCGGAGGGGATGCTATGA
- a CDS encoding PstS family phosphate ABC transporter substrate-binding protein, protein MAYDPNVPKSVSRRTFLVASGAIGVTSLAGCLSDNTGANTDNDSENGNSQLSGDIRISGSSTVYPIAQAISRQFQTDHSEVSFNLTRDGSSGGFTNVFIPGDSDINNASRPISEEEVQQCRDNGFEPVEFFIAQDALTVVVNNDNDWMDSITIETLKEIWSPDSAPKTWADVNSEWPDQPFDLYGPATTSGTFDYFTETVVGEEGKIRDDFEGTEEDDLIAQGIQGNKHAMGYLPFAYYTNNPDTVKALDLGQGSGNPVEPSLESAQNGNYPLARPLYFYANMNKLQDKKHLQEFIRFYVNQADEDFVANDIGYVPSSKKMVDDNVANLESGSNGEYKHN, encoded by the coding sequence ATGGCGTACGATCCAAACGTGCCTAAATCGGTGTCACGACGGACGTTCCTGGTGGCATCGGGAGCGATCGGTGTAACGTCACTTGCTGGATGTTTATCCGATAACACCGGAGCGAACACCGATAACGATTCTGAGAATGGGAACTCACAGCTGTCGGGTGACATTCGTATATCCGGGAGTAGTACCGTGTATCCCATCGCTCAGGCGATAAGCCGACAGTTCCAGACAGATCACTCAGAGGTCAGCTTCAATCTCACGAGGGATGGGAGCTCTGGGGGGTTCACGAACGTCTTCATTCCGGGCGACAGCGACATCAACAACGCGAGCCGGCCGATTTCGGAGGAGGAAGTACAGCAGTGTCGGGACAACGGCTTCGAGCCGGTTGAGTTTTTCATCGCGCAGGACGCGCTCACCGTCGTCGTGAACAACGACAACGACTGGATGGACTCGATCACGATCGAGACGCTCAAGGAGATCTGGTCCCCCGACTCAGCTCCGAAAACGTGGGCGGACGTCAACTCCGAGTGGCCCGACCAGCCGTTCGATCTGTACGGTCCGGCGACGACGTCAGGCACGTTCGACTACTTTACGGAAACGGTCGTCGGTGAGGAAGGGAAGATCCGCGATGATTTCGAAGGAACAGAAGAGGATGATCTCATCGCTCAAGGGATTCAGGGCAACAAACACGCGATGGGCTATCTTCCGTTCGCCTACTACACGAACAACCCGGACACGGTGAAAGCACTCGATCTGGGTCAGGGCAGTGGCAATCCAGTCGAACCAAGTTTGGAGAGCGCACAGAACGGTAATTACCCCTTGGCTCGGCCATTGTACTTCTATGCCAATATGAACAAACTACAGGACAAAAAGCATCTCCAGGAGTTCATTCGATTCTACGTCAATCAGGCCGACGAGGACTTCGTTGCCAACGATATCGGGTACGTTCCGAGCAGCAAAAAGATGGTTGATGACAACGTGGCTAACCTTGAATCGGGGAGCAACGGCGAGTATAAGCACAACTAG
- the pstC gene encoding phosphate ABC transporter permease subunit PstC: protein MSERSTPATERADGSSTAGSDPGTESLQRNEFVVRKEKLYGWLIALCAVLTVLVTVGIIFALSGQALVFWGEISPIAFFTGTKWSPIIDNAYGVLPLVSGTLIVTLCSALIALPIGLAAAIYLSEYASERARSALKPALEILAGVPTVIYGYMALVYITPLFQELFPLSVQLIPSWLPIVPEFTLAIPAVQTFNALSASIVVGIMIIPMVSSISEDALGAVPDSLRQAGYGLGSTKFDVSTKIVVPAATSGIVASYVLAISRAIGETMAVTMAMGMSPQMPHFPNVLTNLADSSQTITAAMVQIAGADSLGHGPTYESMFALGLTLFCITLSMNALAELVRRRFREVYE from the coding sequence ATGAGTGAACGATCGACCCCAGCGACAGAGCGTGCAGATGGTTCCTCCACAGCCGGGTCGGATCCGGGGACAGAATCGTTACAGCGAAACGAGTTCGTCGTTCGGAAAGAGAAGCTATACGGATGGCTCATCGCCTTGTGTGCGGTCCTAACGGTGCTCGTAACCGTCGGAATCATTTTCGCGCTTTCCGGTCAAGCCCTAGTATTTTGGGGAGAGATTTCACCGATCGCGTTTTTCACCGGCACGAAGTGGAGTCCGATCATTGACAACGCCTATGGGGTACTTCCGCTGGTGAGTGGGACGCTTATCGTTACTCTCTGCTCGGCACTCATCGCACTCCCCATCGGTTTGGCCGCAGCGATCTATCTGAGCGAATACGCGAGCGAACGGGCACGCTCCGCGCTGAAGCCTGCACTCGAAATCCTCGCTGGTGTTCCGACGGTCATCTACGGCTACATGGCGCTGGTGTACATCACTCCCCTGTTTCAGGAACTGTTTCCGTTATCGGTCCAGCTGATCCCCTCGTGGCTCCCGATCGTTCCCGAGTTCACGCTGGCTATCCCTGCAGTACAGACGTTCAATGCTCTCTCTGCGAGCATAGTTGTCGGGATAATGATTATCCCGATGGTGTCCTCGATCAGCGAAGACGCATTGGGAGCGGTGCCCGACAGCCTTCGGCAAGCCGGATACGGGTTGGGATCAACGAAGTTCGATGTCTCGACGAAGATCGTCGTGCCTGCGGCCACCTCCGGGATCGTCGCCTCCTACGTGTTGGCGATCTCGCGCGCGATCGGTGAGACGATGGCCGTGACGATGGCAATGGGAATGAGTCCTCAAATGCCTCATTTCCCGAACGTTCTCACCAACCTCGCTGACTCCAGTCAGACGATCACTGCTGCTATGGTACAGATCGCTGGGGCCGATTCGCTCGGTCACGGTCCCACGTACGAGTCGATGTTTGCGCTCGGACTGACGTTGTTTTGTATTACACTTTCGATGAACGCACTGGCTGAACTTGTCAGACGACGCTTCAGGGAGGTGTATGAGTGA
- the pstA gene encoding phosphate ABC transporter permease PstA — translation MATDEASADSLHGSTGVRLERLKGRLFASALVGATLVGIVSLMVLFGYIAFDAFQPLTASTQWYLIYLGTLVTPTAAFTLYARRHPPVRAVNTKTFAVVCGSLLVSLLGYVVAEALDPYDVLLYVLFGALPPVIVLAYARQSADRTYTGPTMVGSILVGIALAAGLYGVFRPIVGIVARWVAYVGFVTLPVGAGTVSVVSRRGSLREAALAGAIVVVGTLAVAVGALVTGIEPSLPVVLFSGAVVPIGYVIGDTVVNEPEGRIGMLGPFVFLGGVVLGAVLERSFGVQGPETYLTPTLLLNSWHGQDALAAGIYPQLVGSIVIVGFMSLLAFPVGVGAAVYLEEYVHHSGWRGRLAAFLEINISNLAGVPSVVYGLLGLALFRNTLGFGTGVVVAAAGTLGFLILPIVIVSAQEALRSVPDSLRQAAYGMGASRWQTLRTVVIPEAFPGILTGTILALARAIGETAPLVIISVATTTYTPPEGLFSSAAALPLQIFAARSNVDPTFRHGIVPATAVVLLVLMLVMNTTAIILRNRYNRDTHE, via the coding sequence ATGGCGACCGATGAAGCATCCGCTGACAGCCTGCATGGATCGACTGGCGTTCGGCTCGAACGGCTGAAAGGTCGTCTCTTTGCGAGCGCGCTCGTAGGCGCGACACTCGTCGGTATCGTCTCGTTGATGGTGTTGTTCGGGTACATCGCGTTCGATGCCTTCCAGCCGTTGACCGCCTCGACCCAGTGGTATCTCATCTATCTCGGTACACTCGTGACACCGACCGCGGCGTTCACCCTGTACGCCCGCCGTCACCCGCCCGTCAGGGCGGTGAACACGAAAACGTTCGCCGTCGTCTGTGGCTCGCTCCTCGTGAGCCTTCTCGGTTACGTCGTCGCTGAGGCACTCGATCCGTACGACGTTCTCCTCTACGTGCTGTTTGGAGCGCTCCCACCGGTTATCGTCCTCGCGTACGCTCGACAGTCCGCAGATCGGACGTACACCGGGCCAACGATGGTGGGATCGATCCTTGTCGGGATCGCCCTCGCTGCCGGTCTGTACGGCGTGTTCCGTCCTATCGTCGGCATCGTCGCTCGATGGGTCGCATACGTGGGTTTCGTCACGCTCCCCGTTGGAGCGGGTACGGTCTCGGTCGTGTCGCGTCGGGGGTCGCTTCGTGAGGCAGCACTCGCTGGAGCCATCGTCGTCGTCGGAACGCTCGCTGTCGCCGTCGGTGCGCTCGTGACTGGGATCGAACCATCGTTGCCGGTCGTGCTGTTTTCCGGAGCCGTCGTCCCGATCGGCTACGTTATCGGCGACACTGTCGTGAACGAACCGGAGGGTCGGATCGGCATGTTGGGACCGTTCGTGTTCCTCGGCGGTGTGGTTCTCGGTGCCGTTCTCGAACGCAGCTTCGGCGTACAGGGTCCTGAAACGTATCTCACGCCGACGCTCTTGTTGAACTCGTGGCACGGGCAGGATGCACTGGCGGCGGGCATCTATCCCCAGCTCGTCGGTTCGATCGTGATCGTCGGCTTTATGTCGCTTCTAGCGTTTCCGGTCGGTGTCGGAGCCGCGGTGTACCTAGAGGAATACGTCCACCACTCCGGGTGGCGCGGCCGATTGGCAGCGTTCTTAGAGATCAACATATCGAACCTCGCTGGGGTTCCGTCGGTCGTGTACGGACTGTTGGGTCTCGCGTTGTTCCGGAACACGTTGGGATTCGGGACGGGCGTCGTCGTTGCCGCCGCTGGAACGCTCGGGTTTCTCATCCTCCCGATCGTGATCGTCTCCGCCCAAGAGGCGCTCCGATCGGTTCCGGATTCGTTGCGCCAAGCCGCTTACGGGATGGGTGCCAGCCGATGGCAGACGCTGCGTACAGTCGTCATTCCGGAGGCGTTTCCCGGCATCTTGACCGGCACGATCTTGGCTCTCGCCCGGGCGATCGGGGAAACCGCGCCGCTGGTCATCATTTCTGTCGCTACCACGACGTACACGCCACCGGAAGGACTGTTTTCGAGTGCGGCTGCCCTTCCGCTCCAGATTTTTGCCGCTCGAAGCAACGTCGATCCAACATTCAGACACGGCATCGTTCCGGCTACCGCCGTCGTGTTATTGGTCCTGATGTTGGTGATGAACACCACAGCGATCATCCTCCGAAACCGGTACAACAGGGATACACATGAGTGA